The sequence below is a genomic window from Methylotuvimicrobium alcaliphilum 20Z.
TTTTTAGCGTCCTCGATCGAGGCCGATAGAAATTTACCCGAGAAAAAGCCGGCTATCGCGGTAGCGATCTTGCCGGCATTGTTTTTTATCGAGTCCAGAACAGAAGATGCTTTATCCTCCGCATTAATTCTAATTTTGAGTGCAAGATCTCGAACAGACATTTTTTTTCCTTTATGTAAAAATTTTATTTAATGAATTGGCCTTTATGCCGCTTGATCTGGGCATAAATTTTGATATAGGTTAAGTTTGTTTGTTGTCCGATTTTCGCCGGCGGCGCCCATGTAGCGGATCGAACCCAAGATCACGATTAGCCTTTGACCTTGCGGCTATTGCATCGAGCTTGTCGTCAAAGTAACCAAGGTGGATTGTTTTGTAACGCACCATTATCGAGGCATGCCATTTGTTTTTGTGCCGGTCCCAAGAGACACCCACAAAGCCAGAGCTATTGCGTTTAGTCATGGCCAGGCTTCGCATATTTTCGATTCTGCTCACCTCTTTTAGGTTGGACCAGGCGTTATTGGTCCCATCTCTGTCTCGGTGCATGATATCGCCGACAGGCCAACGTCCAGTCATGTAGAAAAAAATAAGTCGGCTAAGCATGTAAGCTTTACCTAAAATAGATACTCGTATGTAAGTATGCCCCCTTTGATTAGTAAAAAATGCGCCTATAGGTTTGGCTGCATTTGATTCATTCCAAGCAATACAAGCATCTATTGACGTAAACATATCAGCAGTTCGTTTTCTCCAGGTGAATCTTCCGGTTGCTGGATCATAATCGACAAGTGATTTTAAAAGTTCTTGTGTAAGATCGGGTTTCATACTGGACAACAATTGTTAATAAATAGGAAATAATAAATCATAATGGCAGTTCATTATTAACAAAAGGCAGCAGGTAAATTCACGCCTCCTCCCCCGCGCAAAATACACTATTTTTTTCAACGGTTTACGGCGGCCCTTTTGCATGCCTTAGCGTTAGTGGGGTTTGTCATGGATGTTTAACAATTTTCGACCGTTTTTTGCATGGGTTAAGGTTGATGTTATGTTATAACGCCGTCTTTTGTATCGTGAATTGTAACTTATTGTTTTATAAATCAATGTCTTGAATCTTTAACGCTTTCGATATTGATTAAGCGAATCATAAGGCTGTTCCTCTTTTAGTGCGTTATGCGGCTATTTTGCCAAGTGTTTTTGATGGAGTCTCGCGGAGGCTTTGTATGATGGCTTTCGGCGTAACACCCAACGAATTAAGGATTGCTTCTTCAAAATAGTCCTTAACAATCGTCGCAAGATCATCTGCGATATCTTCCGTGATATAGTTGCAATGCCACCGATACTCCATTCTGTCTAACCTCAATTGAGGGAATATGAAATTGCTTTGTCCACACTGCCGATCAAAACTTATTGTGGCCTCTACTGAGGAAATTTCAGCGACTAAGCAGAGGCTTTACGTTCAGTGCACAAACGTAAAAGGTTGCGGTGCTACTGGGGTCATGAGCAGCGAGTACGAGCACAACATAAGGCAACCTAAAACCAATACATACCAAGCCGCCGTTGCTGCACTCGACGCCCTGTCCCCGGAAGAGCGACGCGCGGTGCTTGAGCAAATCCGCGCGGAGGATGCGGAGAAAAACGACCTCGAAAATTGAGCGACACGGCGAAAACAGATATTAGGCAATGCACTAGGATGACCTACGCCGCATCTTCCAATTCCGGCTGATTTTTGCGGATTGCGGCGATAACGGCCTGCCGCGCTTGTATTGCGGTCGGTCGTTGCAATTTTTTAAATAAATCGGTGCCCACTGCTTGGTAGAGCCGCTCCATTTGTTCGTTTTTCTGAGCGAGATTCCAGCCGTCGAATTGCAGCGCATTTTTAGTGATGACTTTCGAAATCCACTCGGTTAGCAGCGGGGCTGCGGCACCGATTAGCGCATCCAGGTCGGTTTCAGCCTGTTTTGCAGCGATCCTTTTCAATGCGATAGCGCCGCCCTTGGCTAGGTTTGTTTTTTCGTATCCCAGGATTTTTAAGCCCTCCTGCTGCATTTGGCGAGTCTCACGCAAAACCTTGAGCCGCTGCTCAAGATCCTCTTTATTTTTGCGTAGCTCCAAATAATCCTCGGTCGATAATCTCCGAAGGGCAATGTCGCGCTGTGCGTTCGCTAGACGTTCGGTTAGTTCGTAATACCGACCTTCCTCTTGCGCGATTTGTGTTTCGATCTCTTTGATGTCCGTCCGCTTCAGGCTCATCATTGAATCGATGTTGGCAATTTCTTGCTGAACTGCCTCCCACTGATCGGGGTTTTTTGCTTGTTTTGTCATGACTATCCTCGTTCGATAAAAGTGAGCGTCGCCGGTCACGACGACGCTTCTCGTTAAATTAAATAGGGGTTGGATTCCTTAGCCAATGTCTCCACGATCGTCTCAATGAGCGCGTCCAGTGCGATTAAGATGGCCTCATGCTCCCGGGAAAATCGAAGGTCGTTGTGATTGCGAAACTCCCTATAATCGGCAATGTTCTTTCGAATTTTGAACATCGCTTCATATTTCGACGAACCCTCTAGCTTCTCGAGGTCAATGAGCGTTTCGATGGAATCTTTAACGCCACTGAACAGCGACGCCATTTGCTTTATTGAGTGATCGCTGGGTTTTCTGCTGTGATGTATTGCACTCATCTTTTTTATTACCTATGTGTTGATTGATTATTTAACGAAGCTGTGATCCCGAGGGACCGTTTCCGGTTGCATACGCCAGCGGGTAAGGTCGCCATCCTTCCGGATCGGGACCTCGACAGCCAAGCTCCGCACGTTTATCGGCTGGAATCGGCCATAAATAAAAATCCTCGCCGACTTCGACCCGACGTTCCAGTGTTTTCATTTTGTAGCCGGCGAGATCCGGATCGGTCGGGTAATTGGAGCCCATGCTCGGCGTCGAGGGGTTTTCGGTTTCCTGCAAGGCCAATTGATCGACTAGATCCGGAATGCTATCTGTGATCGTTTGATACTGCGCTTCGGTCATTTTTGAGGTTGGCCATGCGCGAACATGGCACCTATAAATGTCTAAGCCCAGCCCCTGCGCCTTGAGTTGGTCTAATGTGGTTGGTGTTTCACTCATTTTCTATACCTTTTTTTTTAAATTGTTAGTGGGTTGTTTTCTGCCTTTAAGACATCGTTCATCGGGGAGCAAATAAAGTCGGAGCAGCTTTTCCAGACGATTAATATCAGTGATATTAAGATCAGCACCCGCTCTCTCCATCGCGCGAATAATTTCCCTACGAGCATACTCCGGATGGACCGGGGAAAATTCGCCAGGCGCCGGGGATCGGATACCCTTTAAAAACCATCGATCGATGTCTAGTGCACTGGAATTCGGCCTATATCGCATGTGCCACGATCCGATTAGTGGGGAGAAATACATCTCATGCCTAAGTTTTTCGGCAATCAATTGCGGATTAATTTTGTTCATCATTCACCTCGTCATATAGGCTTTTTTCAAGAATTACCGCGACCCTTCGTTTGCTCCCGTTAATGGCTCGAGGAACGGTTGATATTATTGATCCGGTTTTTCGGGTCAATGTTTGCTCGATTATCTTTTTTTCGACCATTTGTTGGAGGATCGCATTTTTAGTCGTCAAAATTGGCTCCCTCTGTTGCGAAGCAACCGCCTGAGCAGCAGCATACGCCGCGTCAGCATCCAGCCAGATTTCGTCCTGTTTAACCCAGCCGATTCGGGCGCCTCTCGGTTCATATTCAAAGAATCTTCCATCGACATCTTGTTGCTCATGCGGATCTGTCGATCTATCCATTTTGTCTCTCTTTAAAAAGCCGTTTTGACGACGCCACCCAAAGCGCTCGGGGCTACGGGCCGGAATGTGATCGCTTGCCGCATCTGCAATGTGCGCCTGACCGCTCGAGAGCGCTGTCGCCAGTAGCGCCATAAAGCGGCGCACGATGTCGGCCTC
It includes:
- a CDS encoding ogr/Delta-like zinc finger family protein, which produces MKLLCPHCRSKLIVASTEEISATKQRLYVQCTNVKGCGATGVMSSEYEHNIRQPKTNTYQAAVAALDALSPEERRAVLEQIRAEDAEKNDLEN
- a CDS encoding HNH endonuclease; the encoded protein is MKPDLTQELLKSLVDYDPATGRFTWRKRTADMFTSIDACIAWNESNAAKPIGAFFTNQRGHTYIRVSILGKAYMLSRLIFFYMTGRWPVGDIMHRDRDGTNNAWSNLKEVSRIENMRSLAMTKRNSSGFVGVSWDRHKNKWHASIMVRYKTIHLGYFDDKLDAIAARSKANRDLGFDPLHGRRRRKSDNKQT